The following are encoded together in the Lathyrus oleraceus cultivar Zhongwan6 chromosome 3, CAAS_Psat_ZW6_1.0, whole genome shotgun sequence genome:
- the LOC127129701 gene encoding uncharacterized protein LOC127129701 produces MSDSSSSESCNPNREDPVADSTNTSHARRPKETVSGFSSAIALDEQTREGSRYVHNAIATMVTGILSGNHKVLGVSIPLNTIVPDNVDCQENTVSLGKNVSDDDEHTDAHEGSNIDKPLDNVGGEEVRVTHDVSDNPNCEVEIVDLEEFSDNELWKYVYQKRLALERELAQNVLECKEIMALIQEAGLIKTVTQFSKCYEMLVKEFIINVSEECADGKSKEFRKVYVRGKCVNFSPSITNMYLGRPDVAQPELEVTDNKIYQVITANQVRKWPLKGKLVASKLSGKYAMLHKIGVANWVPTNHKSTVAVMLGKFIYVVGTKANFDYGSYIFDQTMKHAGSFSVKGPIAFPSLICGIVLNQFPNILTENDSVKRRDSPLAFNHKLFLGTHVRDIAMGTRETSSVCNQPGKAAIIAILKETCKELEARKLTLENLIIKLEMTEGDVLGEVADAAEGAARQSAEGEEDASPDDGTDDDADSESDE; encoded by the exons ATGTCTGATTCCTCTAGCTCTGAATCATGCAACCCTAACAGGGAAGATCCTGTTGCTGACTCTACGAATACCTcacatgcaagaagacctaaagaaactgTCTCAGGCTTCTCCTCAGCAATCGCGCTTGATGAACAAACCAGAGAAGGCTCCAGGTATGTTCACAATGCCATTGCAACTATGGTGACTGGAATACTGTCTGGTAATCATAAGGTTCTTGGGGTTTCCATTCCCTTAAACACTATTGTACCTGATAATGTTGATTGTCAAGAAAATACAGTCTCCTTAGGAAAGAATGTATCTGATGATGATGAGCACACTGatgctcatgaggggtcaaaTATTGACAAACCCTTAGATAACGTGGGTGGTGAGGAAGTCCGTGTCACTcatgatgtcagtgacaaccctaactGTGAAGTTGAAATAGTAGACCTGGAGGAATTTTCTGATAATGAGTT GTGGAAATATGTTTATCAGAAGAGGCTGGCTTTGGAAAGGGAGTTGGCTCAGAATGTCCTGGAATGTAAGGAGATTATGGCCCTTATTCAAGAGGCAGGTTTAATAAAGACTGTGACTCAGTTCTCAAAGTGCTATGAGATGTTAGTAAAGGAATTTATTATCAATGTGTCTGAAGAATGTGCTGATGGAAAGTCTAAGGAATTCAGAAAAGTAtatgtgcgaggcaagtgtgtAAACTTCTCTCCCTCAATAACCAACATGTATTTGGGAAGACCTGATGTagctcaacctgagcttgagGTGACTGATAACAAAATCTAtcaagtcatcactgctaatCAAGTCAGGAAGTGGCCTCTCAAAGGTAAGTTGGTGGCCAGCAAACTAAGTGGCAAGTATGCAATGCTGCACAAAATTGGAGTTGCTAACTGGGTGCCCACCAATCACAAATCTACAGTGGCTGtaatgcttggaaagttcatatATGTTGTTGGAACGAAAGCCAATTTTGACTATGGATCCTATATTTTTGATCAAACCATGAAGCATGCAGgaagcttcagtgtgaaggggcctatagcctttccttcccTCATATGTGGTATTGTGTTGAATCAATTTCCAAACATATTAACAGAGAATGATTCTGTGAAGAGAAGAGACAGCCCTTTGGCCTTCAATCATAAACTGTTCCTAGGTACGCATGTTCGTGACATTGCCATGGGAACAAGAGAGACATCAAGTGTTTGCAATCAACCAGGTAAAGCTGCTATCATTGCAATACTCAAAGAAACGTGCAAGGAGTTAGAGGCAAGGAAGCTCACTTTGGAAAATTTGATTATCAAGTTGGAGATGACTGAAGGTGATGTGCTTGGTGAAGTTGCTGATGCTGCAGAAGGAGCTGCAAGACAAAGTGCAGAGGGAGAAGAGGATGCCAGTCCTGATGATGGCACTGATGATGATGCTGACTCTGAGTCAGATGAATAG